In Bacillus sp. KH172YL63, one genomic interval encodes:
- a CDS encoding MFS transporter, translating to MSSHATTIDHSTSKGGTPALLALAISAFGIGTTEFVPVGLLSSIADDLSISITLAGLLISGYAIGVAIGAPVLTALTSKMSRKSLLMSLMIIFIVGNSVAALSSSFGLLLAARFITAFSHGIFFSIGSTIAADLVPVHKRASAIAFMFTGLTVATVTGVPLGTFIGQAFGWRATFWGVALLGVIGIIASAILVPKNLKEAPPAKFSEQLKILRNGKLLLAFAITALGYGGTFVAFTYLTPLLEDVTGFSSKWVSIILLVYGIAVAIGNVIGGKASDKNPLKALFWMFLLQSIILVALTFAAPFKVAGVIAIFLMGLFAFMNVPGLQILVVNLAEKYVPSAVNVASALNIAAFNVGIAIGSFLGGMIVDGIGIIHTPWIGAFMVLGAVLLTAWLRGLERETS from the coding sequence ATGAGTTCCCATGCAACAACCATAGATCACTCAACATCAAAAGGAGGCACGCCGGCCTTATTGGCACTTGCAATCAGTGCTTTTGGAATTGGGACGACAGAGTTTGTTCCAGTCGGATTATTATCGTCGATTGCAGATGATCTATCGATTTCAATTACACTTGCCGGTTTATTAATATCCGGATACGCCATCGGGGTTGCCATTGGTGCACCGGTATTAACAGCACTAACGAGTAAGATGAGCAGGAAATCTTTGCTTATGTCTTTAATGATCATTTTTATCGTCGGTAACTCGGTTGCAGCCCTCTCATCCAGTTTTGGTTTATTACTGGCAGCACGCTTTATTACAGCCTTTTCACATGGTATTTTCTTTTCCATCGGGTCAACGATCGCGGCGGATTTAGTACCTGTTCATAAACGGGCCAGTGCCATTGCATTTATGTTCACTGGTTTAACTGTAGCCACCGTAACTGGAGTCCCACTAGGAACATTTATAGGACAAGCATTTGGATGGAGAGCGACATTCTGGGGAGTGGCATTACTGGGGGTTATTGGCATTATCGCCAGTGCCATTCTTGTTCCAAAAAACCTGAAAGAAGCACCGCCAGCGAAATTTAGTGAACAACTTAAGATCTTAAGAAACGGCAAATTATTATTGGCCTTTGCGATCACAGCACTTGGGTACGGTGGAACATTTGTTGCGTTCACCTATTTAACACCACTGCTGGAAGATGTCACGGGCTTTAGTTCAAAATGGGTCAGTATCATTCTTCTTGTCTATGGGATTGCGGTAGCGATCGGAAATGTAATTGGAGGGAAAGCGTCGGATAAGAATCCTCTAAAGGCTTTATTCTGGATGTTCCTGCTTCAATCCATCATTTTGGTTGCTTTGACATTCGCGGCACCATTCAAGGTTGCAGGGGTGATCGCCATTTTCTTAATGGGATTATTCGCCTTCATGAATGTGCCGGGATTACAAATTTTAGTTGTGAACTTAGCTGAAAAATATGTACCCTCGGCAGTAAATGTTGCATCAGCACTGAACATTGCTGCATTTAATGTAGGGATTGCGATCGGTTCCTTTTTAGGAGGAATGATCGTAGATGGAATTGGTATCATTCATACGCCTTGGATTGGCGCCTTTATGGTACTCGGAGCAGTATTATTAACAGCTTGGTTACGTGGGTTAGAGCGCGAAACATCTTAA
- a CDS encoding methyltransferase domain-containing protein, giving the protein MIKDSQFLNLIKDVDRSFKGWDFSFISGTGRMSSGLLSWSYGSQAIPLIQSTNTMLDMGTGGGEFLSMLRPFPQNVFATEGYKPNILIAKERLEPMGVTVVPIDEDTKLPFKNEQFDLILNQHESYSPKELRRIIKENGLFLTQQVGGLDCVGINEALGVSLNNEFINWNLKSAKNELEKNSFQVLQCQEEFPFQRFYDVGALVYYLKAIPWQVPDFSVKRFENKLYDIHKTIQENGFFEVKQHRFMIKAKAI; this is encoded by the coding sequence ATGATTAAAGATAGCCAATTTTTAAATTTAATTAAAGATGTAGATAGAAGTTTTAAAGGGTGGGATTTTTCATTTATATCAGGCACCGGACGTATGAGTAGTGGCCTACTTTCTTGGTCATATGGTAGCCAAGCAATTCCGTTAATCCAAAGCACAAATACTATGCTGGACATGGGCACTGGTGGGGGAGAGTTTTTATCGATGCTTAGACCCTTTCCTCAAAATGTTTTTGCAACTGAAGGATACAAACCGAATATATTAATTGCAAAGGAACGACTTGAACCAATGGGTGTGACTGTTGTTCCTATTGATGAGGATACCAAACTTCCCTTTAAAAACGAACAATTTGACTTAATCTTAAACCAACACGAGTCTTATTCCCCTAAAGAATTAAGAAGAATAATAAAAGAAAATGGTTTATTTTTAACACAGCAGGTAGGTGGCTTAGATTGTGTTGGAATTAATGAAGCCCTTGGTGTTTCATTGAATAATGAATTTATAAATTGGAACCTAAAATCTGCTAAAAATGAACTTGAAAAAAATTCTTTTCAGGTTCTGCAATGCCAAGAGGAATTCCCTTTTCAACGTTTTTATGATGTGGGAGCATTAGTTTATTATCTAAAAGCCATACCTTGGCAAGTACCCGATTTTAGTGTAAAAAGATTTGAAAATAAATTGTATGATATTCATAAAACTATTCAAGAAAATGGATTTTTTGAAGTGAAACAGCATCGCTTTATGATTAAGGCTAAGGCAATATAA
- a CDS encoding MetQ/NlpA family ABC transporter substrate-binding protein, with product MKKSISLASIAILLFTLLLSGCSGNSASGSGEKEVVKVGVNGSGAPIWEYIKEKAAKEGIDIEIVEFADYVRPNQALADGDIDLNAFQTISYFDSFVEEHNLDLVPIGSTLIAPMGIYSEQYESVEDLPKGSTVALPQEATNLGRALLLLEEAGLIELKEGFDQSQGLEAIKENPKNLEFTTVVAAQTPRVLPDVAASIINNGVAVEAGFVPVDDSIYIEGAESKPFINIIAAQEKDKDNQTYKKIVEIYQQDDVAEHIKKTYKDSLIPTFVPVSELH from the coding sequence ATGAAAAAATCAATCAGTCTAGCAAGCATCGCCATTCTATTATTTACCCTGCTATTGAGCGGGTGCTCGGGAAACAGTGCATCGGGATCAGGTGAAAAAGAAGTCGTGAAAGTCGGCGTGAACGGCTCAGGGGCACCGATCTGGGAGTATATAAAAGAGAAAGCAGCAAAGGAAGGGATTGACATCGAGATCGTCGAGTTCGCCGATTACGTGAGACCGAACCAGGCGCTCGCCGATGGGGATATCGACCTGAACGCCTTCCAGACAATCTCGTATTTCGATTCTTTCGTGGAAGAACATAATCTGGATTTAGTACCGATCGGCTCGACGCTTATCGCGCCAATGGGCATCTATTCGGAACAATACGAATCGGTAGAAGATTTGCCGAAAGGAAGTACAGTCGCCCTGCCTCAAGAGGCGACGAACCTTGGCCGTGCCCTTCTCTTACTGGAGGAAGCAGGATTGATCGAGCTGAAAGAAGGATTTGATCAGTCACAAGGTCTTGAAGCGATCAAAGAAAATCCGAAAAACCTTGAATTCACAACCGTTGTCGCTGCCCAAACACCGAGGGTCCTGCCGGATGTGGCTGCATCAATCATCAATAATGGTGTCGCGGTTGAAGCAGGGTTCGTCCCGGTTGATGACAGCATCTATATCGAAGGGGCAGAATCGAAGCCATTCATCAATATCATCGCGGCACAGGAAAAAGACAAAGACAATCAAACTTACAAAAAAATCGTGGAGATCTATCAGCAAGATGACGTAGCGGAACATATCAAGAAAACATACAAAGATTCGCTGATCCCGACATTCGTGCCAGTCAGTGAATTGCATTAG
- a CDS encoding methionine ABC transporter permease has protein sequence MFWPKIIEATWDTVAMVSFSLLFATLIGLPLGIIVVVTRKGHLLENKAVFSVLSSIINVFRSIPFIILMVAIIPFTRLVVGTSIGTAAAVVPLVVFAAPYIARLVESSLLEVEPGVIEAAESMGAGPWQIIFGILIPEALSTLVLNITIATIGLVGASAMAGAVGGGGLGDLAIAYGYQRFETSVMIVTVIILIVMVQGLQTAGNTLSKIIRRR, from the coding sequence TTGTTTTGGCCAAAGATTATTGAAGCGACATGGGATACGGTGGCGATGGTGTCATTTTCCCTTCTGTTCGCCACACTCATCGGCCTTCCCCTCGGCATCATCGTCGTGGTGACGAGAAAGGGACACTTGCTTGAAAACAAAGCCGTCTTTTCCGTATTGAGCAGCATCATCAACGTGTTCCGGTCAATCCCGTTCATCATCCTGATGGTCGCGATCATCCCGTTTACCCGGTTGGTCGTCGGCACATCGATCGGAACGGCAGCCGCCGTAGTGCCGCTTGTCGTGTTTGCGGCGCCGTATATTGCAAGACTCGTAGAAAGTTCGCTCCTTGAAGTGGAACCGGGTGTCATCGAAGCGGCCGAGTCCATGGGGGCCGGGCCGTGGCAGATCATCTTCGGGATCCTCATTCCGGAAGCATTGAGTACGCTGGTCCTGAATATCACAATCGCAACAATCGGCCTTGTCGGGGCATCGGCCATGGCCGGGGCAGTCGGAGGCGGAGGCCTCGGGGATCTCGCCATTGCGTACGGATATCAGCGATTTGAAACATCCGTCATGATCGTGACGGTCATCATTTTAATCGTGATGGTACAGGGACTGCAGACAGCAGGAAATACATTATCAAAAATCATCAGAAGACGATAG
- a CDS encoding MgtC/SapB family protein gives MSHIINAAADFFWQHDIYFRIVVSAVLGFVIGWDRTSKNKPAGLKTYTYVAVACTLITIVSIEGAEMLSQPDSGKMMDPFRLAAQIVSGLGFLGAGVILKDGLRVKGLTSAAMIFYVGGVGIGIGAGFYGIVIFATLITFITTRIGNIFEGREMTTVRLPKMGKKKEEEKDEE, from the coding sequence ATGTCACATATCATCAATGCAGCAGCGGATTTCTTCTGGCAGCATGATATTTATTTCCGGATTGTGGTGAGTGCGGTCCTGGGGTTCGTGATCGGATGGGACCGGACGTCGAAAAATAAGCCTGCCGGGTTAAAGACGTATACGTATGTGGCGGTGGCCTGTACGTTGATCACGATCGTTTCGATTGAAGGGGCGGAAATGCTCAGTCAGCCGGACAGCGGGAAGATGATGGATCCTTTCCGGCTTGCGGCTCAAATTGTTTCAGGGCTCGGTTTCTTAGGTGCAGGTGTGATCCTGAAAGACGGCCTGCGGGTAAAAGGACTCACTTCCGCTGCGATGATTTTCTACGTAGGTGGAGTCGGCATCGGGATTGGGGCAGGCTTTTACGGGATCGTCATCTTCGCGACCCTGATCACGTTCATCACAACGAGGATCGGGAACATTTTCGAAGGCCGGGAAATGACGACCGTGCGGCTGCCGAAGATGGGGAAGAAAAAAGAGGAAGAGAAGGATGAGGAGTAG
- a CDS encoding winged helix-turn-helix transcriptional regulator: protein MKKYNIPVEAALEVIGGKWKVVILCHLIKSKYRTSELKRLMPNITQKMLTQQLRELEQDGVVNRVIYNQVPPKVEYELTEYGWSLKPALDMLCAWGEKHIENIDKDEGSLMDV, encoded by the coding sequence ATGAAAAAATATAATATTCCAGTAGAAGCAGCTTTGGAAGTGATAGGAGGCAAATGGAAGGTTGTCATACTATGCCACTTAATCAAGAGCAAGTATCGCACGAGTGAATTAAAACGCTTAATGCCCAATATTACACAGAAAATGTTAACCCAACAACTAAGGGAGCTGGAGCAAGACGGCGTTGTAAATAGAGTCATCTATAACCAGGTTCCGCCGAAAGTAGAATATGAACTGACCGAATATGGCTGGTCCCTGAAGCCTGCTCTTGATATGTTATGTGCTTGGGGAGAAAAACATATAGAAAATATTGATAAAGACGAAGGTTCCTTAATGGACGTTTAG
- the rbsK gene encoding ribokinase: MKKAKIAVIGSSSMDLVVTSAKRPGAGETVLGDSFDTVPGGKGANQAVAAARLGADVYMIGCVGDDPYGVEILENFKRNGVHTTYVEPVTGQKSGTAHIILAEGDNSIVVVKGANDLVTPEYVEKTADFLKTCDLIMIQQEIPEETVEYVANLCLDIEVPLLLNPAPARKISQAVIDGASYLTPNEHEADVLFNGAKPSEALEKYPEKVIITEGAAGVRYHSGTEEILVPSFKVEVVDTTGAGDTFNAAFGTAIAEGQTIEESLKFANRAASLSVTGFGAQGGMPTRDEVERKLAE, translated from the coding sequence ATGAAGAAAGCGAAGATTGCCGTGATTGGCAGTTCATCGATGGATCTCGTGGTCACATCAGCAAAACGTCCCGGCGCAGGAGAAACCGTACTCGGCGACAGCTTTGACACGGTCCCAGGCGGGAAAGGGGCCAACCAGGCCGTTGCAGCAGCGCGGCTTGGGGCTGACGTGTACATGATCGGCTGTGTCGGGGACGACCCGTACGGCGTGGAGATTCTAGAAAATTTTAAAAGGAACGGTGTACATACAACGTATGTGGAACCGGTTACAGGTCAAAAATCGGGCACGGCCCATATCATCCTCGCTGAAGGGGACAACAGCATCGTCGTCGTAAAAGGGGCGAATGATCTGGTGACACCTGAATACGTAGAGAAAACAGCCGACTTCCTTAAAACATGCGACCTGATCATGATTCAGCAGGAAATCCCGGAGGAAACGGTTGAGTACGTAGCAAATCTGTGTCTCGACATCGAAGTGCCATTGCTGCTGAACCCGGCTCCAGCCCGAAAGATTTCACAGGCAGTCATCGATGGTGCGAGCTACCTGACACCGAATGAACATGAAGCGGATGTGCTTTTCAACGGAGCGAAGCCGTCAGAAGCGCTGGAGAAATACCCTGAAAAAGTCATCATCACAGAAGGTGCCGCGGGCGTCCGCTACCATAGCGGGACAGAGGAAATCCTCGTTCCTTCCTTCAAGGTAGAAGTCGTCGACACGACTGGGGCCGGGGACACGTTCAATGCCGCATTCGGAACGGCTATCGCCGAAGGTCAAACGATAGAAGAAAGCCTCAAGTTCGCAAACCGGGCCGCATCCCTTTCCGTGACAGGATTCGGGGCACAGGGCGGCATGCCGACAAGAGACGAAGTGGAAAGGAAGCTGGCAGAATGA
- a CDS encoding VanZ family protein: MQKQHTIFIILFLFYLFVLLVVSFVGLGFGMNHLRTINYEEVNNNFVPLKTMIGYVFNIDHYNFDTWFYNTFGIVILFMPLGFLLPKVFSNLNTLKNVLFFTLVLSLCIEVFQYLTKLGVLDVDDVILNLIGAALGYLIFKIQIKSKI; this comes from the coding sequence ATGCAAAAGCAACATACGATATTTATTATTTTATTTTTGTTTTATCTATTTGTATTGTTGGTAGTGAGCTTTGTAGGATTGGGATTTGGAATGAACCACTTGAGGACGATTAATTACGAAGAAGTAAATAATAATTTTGTTCCCTTGAAAACTATGATTGGATACGTTTTTAATATTGACCATTATAACTTTGATACTTGGTTCTACAATACTTTTGGAATAGTTATCTTATTTATGCCATTAGGTTTCCTACTTCCAAAAGTTTTCTCTAACTTAAATACATTAAAAAATGTTTTATTTTTTACACTAGTGCTGAGTTTGTGTATTGAAGTTTTTCAGTATCTAACTAAATTAGGAGTATTAGATGTAGATGATGTTATATTAAACCTAATTGGAGCTGCCTTAGGATACCTGATCTTCAAGATTCAGATAAAAAGTAAAATTTAG
- a CDS encoding aldo/keto reductase, producing MGVHNIRLNNGIEMPQIGYGVFRVEEGKDLEEAVVTAIRSGYRSIDTAAIYGNEQSVGNGIRQAIEKGIVTRKELFITSKLWNNHGSYDETITAYEESLERMGLEYLDLYLIHWPGNDKYIEPWKALEHLYKEDKVKSIGVSNFQVYHLDNLLKHAKVTPVINQIEFHPKLTQTEVREYCLRHNIQVEAWSPLMNAELLNHDLVIEIAEKYNKSAAQVILRWDIQHGIITIPKSMTPSRMKENINLDDFSLSEKEMKQLDALNENLRSGPHPDEFDF from the coding sequence ATGGGAGTTCATAATATTCGTTTAAATAATGGAATTGAAATGCCTCAAATTGGTTATGGGGTCTTTAGGGTAGAAGAAGGGAAAGATTTAGAAGAAGCTGTTGTGACGGCAATTCGCTCCGGTTATCGCAGCATTGATACTGCAGCAATCTACGGAAACGAGCAGAGCGTAGGAAATGGGATCCGTCAAGCGATTGAGAAAGGAATTGTAACGAGGAAGGAACTGTTTATCACATCAAAACTGTGGAATAACCATGGTTCATATGATGAAACAATTACGGCATACGAAGAGTCTCTTGAGAGAATGGGCCTTGAATATCTTGACCTTTACCTCATTCACTGGCCAGGGAATGATAAATATATAGAACCTTGGAAAGCACTGGAACACCTTTATAAAGAAGATAAAGTGAAGTCTATCGGGGTAAGTAATTTTCAAGTCTATCATCTCGATAATCTCTTAAAACATGCCAAGGTTACACCTGTCATCAATCAAATTGAATTTCATCCAAAATTAACTCAAACAGAGGTTAGAGAATATTGCCTTCGTCACAACATTCAGGTGGAGGCTTGGTCTCCTCTTATGAATGCGGAATTATTGAACCATGACTTAGTAATAGAAATCGCTGAGAAATATAATAAATCAGCTGCACAAGTGATTCTTCGTTGGGATATCCAGCACGGAATCATCACTATTCCTAAATCTATGACCCCTTCACGCATGAAAGAAAATATCAACCTTGATGATTTTTCATTAAGTGAAAAAGAAATGAAGCAACTGGACGCTCTAAATGAAAATCTTCGCAGTGGACCTCATCCTGACGAATTTGATTTCTAA
- a CDS encoding methionine ABC transporter ATP-binding protein → MIRVQNVTKVFETKDGPFNALKNVSFEVKKGEIYGVIGFSGAGKSTLVRCLNFLEKPSSGDIFIEGRSLKDQSAIDLRKERHRIGMIFQHFNLFQSRTVAGNIAYPLKLAKWPKERISERVKELLAFVGLEDKAKHYPDELSGGQKQRVGIARALATSPSILLCDEATSALDPQTTESILNLLKRINGEYGITIVMITHEMGVIREICDKVAVMENGEIVEEGSVFDIFSNPQTSTTKNFVKSVMNDQLPASVLDKLNDSKEGRICRLIFKGDSTGLPILSETAKAFNAHINVLFGQITELQGQPFGNLIVQIIGSRSETEEILDYWRNRLFVSEVEKRAS, encoded by the coding sequence ATGATCAGAGTTCAGAATGTTACGAAAGTATTCGAGACGAAGGATGGCCCGTTCAATGCTTTGAAGAATGTTTCCTTCGAGGTGAAAAAGGGAGAGATTTATGGCGTGATCGGGTTCAGCGGGGCGGGTAAGAGCACGCTTGTCCGCTGTCTCAATTTTTTAGAGAAACCTTCATCGGGTGATATTTTCATAGAGGGGCGCAGCCTGAAGGATCAGTCGGCGATTGATCTGAGGAAGGAGCGGCACCGGATCGGGATGATTTTTCAGCATTTCAATCTGTTTCAGTCCCGGACGGTGGCAGGGAATATCGCCTATCCTCTGAAACTTGCAAAGTGGCCGAAAGAAAGAATCAGTGAAAGGGTCAAGGAGCTGCTCGCGTTTGTCGGACTTGAAGATAAAGCGAAGCATTATCCCGACGAGCTGTCAGGCGGTCAGAAGCAGAGGGTGGGGATTGCAAGGGCCCTCGCGACCTCGCCATCGATTCTCCTCTGCGATGAAGCCACATCCGCACTGGATCCCCAGACGACCGAATCAATTTTGAATCTATTAAAAAGAATCAACGGGGAGTATGGGATTACAATCGTGATGATCACCCACGAAATGGGGGTCATCCGGGAAATCTGTGATAAGGTCGCGGTGATGGAAAATGGAGAAATCGTGGAAGAGGGAAGCGTGTTCGATATCTTTTCCAACCCGCAGACCTCGACGACGAAAAACTTTGTGAAAAGTGTCATGAATGATCAGCTGCCGGCATCGGTTCTCGACAAATTGAATGACAGCAAGGAAGGGCGCATCTGCCGCCTCATTTTCAAAGGAGATTCAACGGGCCTGCCGATCCTTTCTGAGACGGCAAAAGCATTCAACGCCCACATCAATGTATTATTCGGGCAGATCACAGAACTCCAGGGTCAGCCGTTCGGGAATCTCATCGTCCAGATCATCGGCAGCAGGAGCGAAACGGAAGAAATCCTGGATTATTGGAGAAACAGATTATTCGTAAGCGAGGTGGAGAAGCGTGCAAGTTAA
- a CDS encoding LacI family DNA-binding transcriptional regulator — MVTIKDVASEAGVSVATVSRVLNDNGYVGAETRKKVMTAIEKLNYSPNEVARSLFKRESRLIGLLLPDITNPYFPQLARGVEDEVSEAGFRLLLGNSDENIQKELDYIQTFVQNNVVGMISATNHVAHDQLYSELNLPLVLLDRTTDNYPAVYADGRKGGRLAAETLVGKGSKRITVMKGPAHIKPAQDRFRGAVEYLSGADVDFTVMSTTSFSFEDAKGWAEELFATYPDTDGIIASNDIVGIAILHEALRLGKRIPEDVQIIGYDDIPQSSLSYPALSTIRQPAYEMGRQAAALLIKLIKKEKDIDSSVQLPVELIERNTTRKG; from the coding sequence GTGGTAACGATAAAGGATGTGGCGAGTGAAGCGGGGGTGTCGGTGGCGACGGTCTCCCGGGTGCTGAATGATAACGGCTATGTAGGGGCCGAGACGAGAAAGAAAGTGATGACGGCGATCGAGAAGCTGAATTACAGCCCGAATGAGGTGGCACGCTCTCTCTTTAAACGGGAGTCGAGACTGATCGGACTGCTGCTTCCCGATATCACGAATCCTTACTTCCCGCAGCTGGCGAGAGGGGTGGAGGATGAAGTGAGTGAGGCAGGGTTCAGGCTTCTTCTTGGAAACAGCGACGAGAACATTCAGAAGGAGCTGGATTATATCCAGACCTTCGTTCAGAACAATGTGGTGGGCATGATCTCTGCGACGAATCATGTGGCACATGATCAGCTATACAGCGAGCTGAATCTCCCGCTCGTGCTCCTTGACCGGACGACGGACAACTATCCGGCTGTCTATGCCGACGGGCGCAAAGGGGGGCGGCTTGCTGCCGAGACGCTCGTAGGTAAAGGGTCGAAGCGGATCACGGTCATGAAGGGGCCGGCTCACATCAAGCCTGCACAGGATCGGTTCCGTGGCGCCGTCGAGTATTTAAGCGGGGCCGATGTGGATTTCACGGTGATGTCGACGACGTCCTTCTCCTTTGAAGACGCGAAGGGATGGGCGGAGGAGCTGTTTGCCACTTATCCAGATACGGACGGGATCATCGCGAGCAATGACATCGTCGGGATTGCGATTCTCCATGAGGCGCTCCGCCTTGGGAAGAGAATCCCTGAAGACGTGCAGATCATCGGCTACGATGACATCCCACAGAGCAGCCTGTCGTATCCGGCGCTCTCAACGATCCGCCAGCCCGCATACGAAATGGGCAGGCAGGCCGCGGCACTTCTGATTAAACTGATAAAAAAAGAAAAAGATATCGATTCATCCGTTCAGCTTCCAGTGGAACTGATCGAGCGGAACACAACAAGAAAGGGATGA
- the rbsD gene encoding D-ribose pyranase: protein MKRHGILNSHIAKILADLGHTDTIVVADAGLPIPSDAVKIDLALKQGDPSFLDVVKLLKEEMVVESVTLAHEAETNAGVHEQMTSWFDRIQYVSHEDFKKETHKAKAVIRTGEVTPYANCILHAGVIF, encoded by the coding sequence ATGAAACGACATGGCATCTTGAACAGTCACATTGCAAAAATACTAGCCGATCTCGGACACACAGATACAATCGTCGTGGCCGATGCCGGTCTCCCGATTCCGTCAGACGCCGTGAAAATCGACCTGGCATTGAAGCAGGGTGACCCGTCTTTCCTGGACGTGGTTAAACTGTTAAAAGAAGAAATGGTCGTCGAAAGTGTGACGCTTGCACATGAAGCAGAAACCAATGCAGGGGTTCATGAACAGATGACATCATGGTTTGACCGAATCCAATATGTATCCCATGAAGATTTCAAGAAAGAAACCCATAAAGCGAAGGCCGTGATCCGCACCGGTGAAGTGACACCGTATGCGAACTGTATCCTTCACGCGGGTGTTATTTTTTAA
- a CDS encoding M20 family metallopeptidase, translating into MSQRTALADRTHNLVSAVDQLGVKLVSISHQIHDKPEIGNEEFFASETLTTLLEAHGFSVERGVAGHETSFVARKSSGKEGPVIGYLAEYDALPGLGHACGHNIIGTASCGAAIALSSVLNETGGEVVVFGTPAEEGGPNGSAKGSFVKAGLFEGVDACMMVHPFNRTTQTGKTLAVDPLDFAFKGRSAHAAASPEDGINALDGVIQLFNGINALRQHVTEDVRIHGIITHGGDAPNIVPDYAKARFYIRAATREACNEVTKKVKAIAEGAALATGTELNVIKIQNEVDHFQLNRRFDQVFQRAIESLGEPFDQTERKGLGSSDAGNVSRVVPTIHPYIKIGPESLVVHTNEFREAAKSPEGDRALVTGAKALALTGYELLTDKQLLAVIWEEFGKDEETAGSG; encoded by the coding sequence ATGAGTCAACGAACAGCGCTTGCCGACCGTACACACAACCTCGTCTCAGCAGTTGATCAATTGGGCGTAAAACTCGTGTCGATCAGCCATCAGATCCACGACAAACCTGAAATCGGGAACGAAGAATTCTTTGCTTCAGAAACTTTGACCACCCTCCTCGAAGCCCACGGGTTCTCAGTGGAAAGGGGAGTGGCCGGTCATGAGACTTCCTTTGTGGCACGGAAATCCTCCGGGAAAGAAGGGCCGGTCATCGGCTATCTGGCTGAATATGACGCCCTGCCCGGACTCGGCCACGCCTGCGGTCACAATATCATCGGAACGGCAAGCTGCGGGGCGGCGATCGCCCTCTCTTCCGTACTGAATGAAACAGGAGGGGAAGTGGTGGTGTTCGGTACGCCTGCCGAAGAAGGCGGCCCCAACGGAAGTGCGAAGGGCAGCTTCGTCAAGGCCGGCTTGTTCGAAGGCGTGGATGCCTGCATGATGGTCCATCCGTTCAACAGGACGACCCAGACAGGGAAAACCCTTGCCGTCGACCCGCTTGATTTCGCATTCAAAGGAAGGTCTGCCCATGCGGCGGCTTCCCCTGAAGACGGCATCAATGCCCTCGACGGCGTGATCCAGCTGTTCAACGGCATCAACGCCCTTCGGCAGCACGTCACAGAAGACGTGCGGATTCACGGCATCATCACCCACGGCGGGGACGCCCCCAACATCGTCCCTGACTATGCGAAAGCCCGCTTCTATATCCGGGCTGCCACCAGGGAAGCGTGCAATGAAGTCACGAAGAAAGTGAAAGCGATCGCGGAAGGGGCGGCACTTGCCACCGGAACGGAACTGAATGTGATCAAAATCCAGAATGAAGTGGATCACTTTCAGCTCAACCGCCGTTTCGATCAAGTATTCCAGCGTGCCATCGAGTCACTCGGCGAGCCCTTTGACCAAACAGAACGTAAAGGCCTCGGCTCATCCGACGCCGGAAACGTCAGCCGGGTCGTCCCGACGATCCACCCCTACATCAAGATCGGCCCCGAATCCCTCGTCGTCCACACGAACGAATTCAGGGAAGCAGCGAAATCCCCCGAAGGTGACCGTGCCCTTGTGACCGGGGCCAAGGCCCTTGCCCTGACGGGGTATGAACTGCTGACGGATAAGCAGCTTTTGGCGGTGATTTGGGAAGAGTTTGGTAAAGACGAAGAGACAGCCGGATCAGGGTAA